One Anaerolineales bacterium genomic window, AAACTCCGAAGGCTCGCAGATATTCAAAGATTTCACCAGCGCTCATGTCGGGCAGATCCTGGGGATTACGCTGGACAAGGAGGTAATCTCAGCTCCTTCTGTCAATACTCCCATTACAGGAGGTAAAGGGGTGATCGAAGGGAAGTTCACAGCCGATGAAGCTAACACCCTGGCATTACAACTCAAATATGGCTCGCTGCCAATCCCACTGAAAGTGATTACCAGTGAATCGGTTGGGCCAACGCTTGGGCAGGATTCGCTAAATAAAAGCCTGGTTGCTGGTGTTATCGGGCTGACTGTGGTGGTATTGTTCATGGCACTCTATTACCGCCTACCGGGGATTGTGGCTGATCTGGCATTGCTGTGTTATGCAACCATAACCTTTGCTCTTTTCCGACTTATCCCCGTTACGCTAACGCTGCCGGGTATTGCCGGTTTTATTTTGAGTGTTGGCGTAGCAGTGGATGCAAATGTGCTGATCTTTGAGCGTCTAAAAGAGGAATTACGGGCTGGCAAGTCACTCAGCCATGCCATTGACCTGGGCTGGAAAAATGCCTGGCCTTCCATCCGCGATTCGAACTTTTCAACCCTGATCACTTGCGGGATTTTGTTCTGGTTTGGGAACACCTTCGGGGCAAGCATTGTGAAAGGCTTTTCGTTGACCCTGGCGATCGGTGTGCTGGTGAGCATGTTCACTGCCATCGTGGTAACCCGCACCTTCCTGCACGTGGTACTGGATCGGATCAATTTCACCAGGCATGCCTCCTGGTTTGGTCTTTAGGAGCCTGCGATGATTGACATTGTAAAACGACGTTATCTCTATTTTGGCATCTCCTTGCTGGTCATCATCCCTGGCATGCTTGCCCTGGCAGTGTGGGGCTTGCCATTGGCGATCGATTTCAAAGGGGGAAGTTTGTTGGATATCAGCTTTGATTCGGGGACGGTACCGCCCCCTGCACAGGTGACAACTCTGTATGCGGAAAATGGCTTCAGGGATTCGATCGTGCAGACCTCGGGTCAGGACGGCATGATCATCCGCTCAACGGATATGACTGATGCACAGCGGAACCAGCTGGTAACGCTGATGGAAGCGCAGTTTAACAGCACCATCACTGTAAACCGTTTTGAATCCGTAGGACCATCGGTTGGGCAGGAAGTTGCGAAACGTGCAGCAGGTGCGGTAGGGCTAGCTGCGCTTGGCATTCTCCTTTACATTACCCTGGCATTCCGGGGTGTTTCGAACGCTTATCGCTTTGGGGTGGCAGCCATCATTGCTATGCTACACGATGTGCTCGTTGTCCTTGGTGTGGAAGCCATACTGGCGCACTTCCTCCATTGGGAGGTTGATTCCTTGTTCCTGACCGCCCTCTTGACCGTGATCGGTTTCTCGGTTCACGATACCATCGTGGTGTTTGACCGTATCCGTGAAAACCTATATATCTACCGCAAGCTCCCCTATGAAACCGTGGTCAACCACTCGATCGTACAGACCCTGGTTCGTTCGATCAACACCCAGTTGACCGTCATGCTGACACTTTTCGCACTGGCGCTGTTCGGTGGCATTACCATCCGCCATTTTGTAGTGATCCTGCTGGTGGGTGTCTTCAGCGGAACCTATTCGTCGATCTTTAACGCCTCGCCCATCCTGGTAGTATGGGAAAACAAGGAATGGAAGACCTGGTTCAGGCGTAAGCCCGCTGTGTAATGAGTATTTCAATCGGATTAGTATGAGTGGGGTTGCCTTTTATAAGATAAGGTCAACCCCACTGTATTTAATAATCTATTTGCTAAAGTGTATCTACCGAATCGAATTTAATATATGCGTTCAATCCTCCCCATAGCATAACCTCTTCATGGGGTGTACTTTCAATAAGTTCGATATGACTACCCACCTACCAGGGCAGCCACCAGGTTTTGAAGGAATACCAGTATAAATGCCCCAAGGATCAAGAATGGGCCATATGGCAAGGCCATGAAAGCCTGATATTTGTGCGTGAGCAGGGAATAAATAATATAGCCCAAGCTGACCAAGCCGCCGACAAATACTGCCACGACCAGACCTACCAGGATCAAAGGCCAGCCGAGCATCAATCCAAGCACACCGCTAAGATTGACATCACCAAACCCCAACGCCACGTCATTGACCGGCTGTCCACGCCTGCGACTGACAAGCTTCATGATCAGTGCCCCGAGCTGGTACAAAAGCCACATCACTGCAAACCCAGCAACACCGCCAAGTAATGTATACATCCAGCCAACGCGCAGATAACCAACGATGATGCCCAAGGCCGCACCGCATATGCTGACCGGGTGCATGATCAGGCGATATTCCAGGTCAATTAGGACCACCACACCAAAGTAAGCCAGGACGACCATCCCCAACCAGTACCCTATCTTCACCGGTGGGTAAATGCTGATCAGGACTGACGCCACAATGTAGACGATTTCCACCAACCAAACCCGGAGGTTGCGACGGGTGTGGCAGGTTGGGCATTGGCGCGGCCAGAGCAGGTAGTTCACCCAACCCTGGGTTGTGTCACAGGCGATGCAAAATGGACGAGTCAGCTTACGGCGCAGAGGCAGCACATCTGCCAGGTAATTCACCAATGCTCCAAGCAACCAACCGGGGATAACCGCCAGAATGTTGATGTATGTTATCATAGCGAAGATTATAGCAAGTATTTATCGATTACAATGCTTTTTGACGCCAACATTACTGTTCTGTAAGGAGGATGTGATGGAAAAGTTGATCATCCAGGGAGGCTACCCGCTGAGTGGTGAGGTCACCCCGTCGGGGAACAAAAACGCAGCCCTTCCCTTATTGGCTGCCTGCTTACTTACTGACGAGCCGGTGATTCTGCATAACGTCCCCAACATCCGCGATGTGAACGATATGATTGCCTTGCTGCAGAGCCTGGGGGTGGAGGCGGAGAAGCTCGAAAATCACACCTGGAAGATCCACGCAGCTAATCTTTGCCCAGCCGAGCTGAAACCGGATCTATGCCGGCGCATCCGGGCATCGATCTTACTTGCCGGTCCGATGGTGGCGCGCACAGGCGACCTGAGGCTACCTCCCCCGGGAGGCGACGTGATTGGCAGGCGCCGGGTGGATACACACATCCTGGCTATCCGGGCGCTTGGCGCGCAGGCAGACTTTGACCGGGCAAACCGCGTGTTCGTATTTTCAGCTGGGAAGCTGACAGGCGCGGATATCCTACTGGATGAAGCCAGTGTGACAGCCACTGAAAATGCCATCATGGCAGCGGTGACCGCAAAAGGTGAGACCATCCTACGTAATGCTACCTCTGAGCCACACATCCAGGAATTATGCCACTTTTTGAATACGCTTGGGGCGAAGATCGAAAATATCAGCTCAAATACGCTGCATATCCATGGTGTCAATAAACTACATGGGGGCGAATTTACGATCGGGCCTGATTACCTGGAAGTGGTGAGTTTTATCGGTGCAGCAGCCCTGACGAGGGGTACCATTACCATTAACAATGCCGGGGCACATTACCTGGGCATGATCCGCCTGGTTTTTGGCAGGCTGGGCGTGGAATGGCAGGTGGATGGAGATAAAATTCTGGTCGGTCCACCCCAGAAATTGGTGGTCGAGCCAGACCTGGGAGATGCCATCCCAGTGATCAACGTGATGCCCTGGCCTTCCTTCCCCACCGACCTGATGAGCATCGCCATTGTCATCGGTACACAATCCAAAGGCAGTGTGCTGTTTCACGACTGGATGTATCCCAGCCGGATGTTCTTCACCGATAAGCTGGTTTCGATGGGAGCGCAGATCGTGCTGTGCGATCCGCATCGCTGCATTGTTCAGGGACCAACCCAGCTATTTGGAGAGACGCTCGAGAGTCCGGATATCCGGGCTGGCATGGCCCTCGTGCTGGCTGCCCTGACCGCAGAGGGTCAATCAGTTATCCGTAATGTGGGGCAGATCGATCGCGGTTACGAGCGGATCGATGAAAAACTAAGCCTTCTCGGCGCACGGATAGAGCGAACCGCTGAATTGTAATAAAACCTTGGGTTAATTCTTGGCTGCCTGGCCAATCACATCCAGAAATTGGGTTACGATGGTACGCAGCATTGGTTCAGGCAAGGCACCTACCTGGCGGTGAATGATCTTCCCACTGGAAACGAAAAGTATCGTGGGAATCCCCTGGACACCATACTTCATCATCCATTCCTGATTTTCATCCGTATTAACCTTGGCAATGATGACCTTCCCGGCATTCTCCTTGGCGATCTTGTCGAGAACAGGTGCGATCATTTTACATGGGCTGCACCAGGGGGCCCAGAAATCGACGATGACCGGAATGGGTGAATTCAAAACGGTCTTTTCAAATGCTGCGTCGGTTACATGAATGGGTTCGTCAATCATTGAATCTTCTCCAGGAAAGGTTTCTAGGTTAGATGCAATCCCAATAAAATCGTTGCACTGGGCGCTATCCAAGTGAGTTACACATCGGGGTCAATGATCTGGTAAGTGCTACGGATATCGGCGGATGAGCGCAGCATGGCGCTAACCGAGCAATACTTCTCTTCTGATAACCGGATAGCGTGCTCAACTGCCTTGGGATCAATATCCTTGCCGAAAATTAGATATTCGACTTCAATCTCACGGTATACTTTGGGGAAATCTTCCGCTTTCTTCCCTCGCACTTTAACTTTTAAGCCTCTTAAAGGTTGGCGCTTTTTCACGAGAATATCGACGATATCCACGCCAGTACAACCTGCCAGACCAACCAGCACAAGCTCCATGGGTGAAATCCCTGGAT contains:
- the secF gene encoding protein translocase subunit SecF, yielding MIDIVKRRYLYFGISLLVIIPGMLALAVWGLPLAIDFKGGSLLDISFDSGTVPPPAQVTTLYAENGFRDSIVQTSGQDGMIIRSTDMTDAQRNQLVTLMEAQFNSTITVNRFESVGPSVGQEVAKRAAGAVGLAALGILLYITLAFRGVSNAYRFGVAAIIAMLHDVLVVLGVEAILAHFLHWEVDSLFLTALLTVIGFSVHDTIVVFDRIRENLYIYRKLPYETVVNHSIVQTLVRSINTQLTVMLTLFALALFGGITIRHFVVILLVGVFSGTYSSIFNASPILVVWENKEWKTWFRRKPAV
- the secD gene encoding protein translocase subunit SecD; protein product: MNRSYRLLIPIILILILAIFIDLPKSPGIHIGSYNRDFSTHLGLDLVGGLQALLEADVPPTTSVDPKDMAVAEKIVENRVNALGVSEPVVQQAGSKRIVIELPGETDPEKALAVIKQTGLLEFVDMTSLTNQEAFALVHTKINTDWVPGVSQPTQSITSTVTTPASTPELTITPSATATSTITSTIPAVLGPTFHTIMTGADLKNVGVQTTQGGGYVVAFELNSEGSQIFKDFTSAHVGQILGITLDKEVISAPSVNTPITGGKGVIEGKFTADEANTLALQLKYGSLPIPLKVITSESVGPTLGQDSLNKSLVAGVIGLTVVVLFMALYYRLPGIVADLALLCYATITFALFRLIPVTLTLPGIAGFILSVGVAVDANVLIFERLKEELRAGKSLSHAIDLGWKNAWPSIRDSNFSTLITCGILFWFGNTFGASIVKGFSLTLAIGVLVSMFTAIVVTRTFLHVVLDRINFTRHASWFGL
- a CDS encoding osmotically inducible protein OsmC; translation: MAEQWREIEAEWQSGGAFIGRNVAGGIVQMGTLADNPGISPMELVLVGLAGCTGVDIVDILVKKRQPLRGLKVKVRGKKAEDFPKVYREIEVEYLIFGKDIDPKAVEHAIRLSEEKYCSVSAMLRSSADIRSTYQIIDPDV
- the murA gene encoding UDP-N-acetylglucosamine 1-carboxyvinyltransferase, producing the protein MEKLIIQGGYPLSGEVTPSGNKNAALPLLAACLLTDEPVILHNVPNIRDVNDMIALLQSLGVEAEKLENHTWKIHAANLCPAELKPDLCRRIRASILLAGPMVARTGDLRLPPPGGDVIGRRRVDTHILAIRALGAQADFDRANRVFVFSAGKLTGADILLDEASVTATENAIMAAVTAKGETILRNATSEPHIQELCHFLNTLGAKIENISSNTLHIHGVNKLHGGEFTIGPDYLEVVSFIGAAALTRGTITINNAGAHYLGMIRLVFGRLGVEWQVDGDKILVGPPQKLVVEPDLGDAIPVINVMPWPSFPTDLMSIAIVIGTQSKGSVLFHDWMYPSRMFFTDKLVSMGAQIVLCDPHRCIVQGPTQLFGETLESPDIRAGMALVLAALTAEGQSVIRNVGQIDRGYERIDEKLSLLGARIERTAEL
- the trxA gene encoding thioredoxin, with the protein product MIDEPIHVTDAAFEKTVLNSPIPVIVDFWAPWCSPCKMIAPVLDKIAKENAGKVIIAKVNTDENQEWMMKYGVQGIPTILFVSSGKIIHRQVGALPEPMLRTIVTQFLDVIGQAAKN